In one window of Massilibacterium senegalense DNA:
- a CDS encoding CoA-transferase subunit beta, with protein sequence MTNVMEKKKEYLSPGEYSITDLLAVAAAREVRDGEIVFAGTGLPMLAIALAKLTTAPTSKLIYEAGTIDSWSTVLPSSVGDARCVTQCSVASGLFDVFNQLQRGTIDLAYLGGAEIDKYGNVNTTVHGEYLNADFRFPGSGGNSDINSMAKRTVFLMVQEERRFKEKVDYITSPGWRFVNHPSGEWVSRQKAYGKRFIGGPSAVISNMAVFRFDETTGEMYVDTIHPGITKEQLQANCGFELDFSRLKGETLAPTREEIDLLYNQVDTDGIFLKKRK encoded by the coding sequence ATGACAAATGTAATGGAAAAGAAAAAAGAGTATTTGTCACCAGGAGAATATTCGATTACCGATTTACTTGCAGTAGCTGCGGCTAGGGAAGTAAGAGACGGAGAAATTGTGTTTGCTGGTACAGGGCTACCGATGCTAGCGATTGCACTTGCCAAACTAACGACAGCGCCGACGAGTAAACTCATTTATGAAGCTGGAACAATTGACTCTTGGAGTACGGTTCTTCCTTCATCTGTGGGAGATGCGCGTTGTGTAACGCAATGTTCGGTTGCCTCTGGTTTATTTGATGTTTTCAACCAACTACAACGCGGAACGATTGATTTAGCGTATTTAGGTGGGGCAGAGATTGATAAATACGGCAATGTGAACACAACAGTCCATGGTGAATATTTAAATGCTGATTTCCGTTTCCCTGGAAGTGGTGGAAATAGTGATATTAACAGTATGGCAAAACGAACAGTATTTTTAATGGTGCAAGAAGAACGACGTTTTAAAGAAAAAGTAGATTATATTACTTCTCCTGGATGGCGATTCGTTAATCATCCAAGCGGGGAATGGGTGTCTCGTCAAAAAGCGTATGGTAAACGATTCATTGGTGGACCTTCTGCTGTTATTTCTAACATGGCAGTTTTTCGGTTTGATGAGACTACTGGGGAAATGTATGTTGATACGATTCACCCAGGTATTACAAAAGAACAGTTACAAGCAAATTGTGGATTTGAACTAGACTTTTCACGATTAAAAGGAGAAACATTAGCGCCAACTCGTGAAGAAATTGATTTGCTTTATAATCAAGTGGATACAGACGGAATTTTCTTAAAAAAACGAAAATGA
- a CDS encoding Glu/Leu/Phe/Val family dehydrogenase, with amino-acid sequence MVQQEMLNPFKIVQRQIEIASEKLGLEDEIVEILKHPQRVLTVTFPVKMDDGTTKVFEGYRSQHTDVVGPTKGGIRFHPDVTIDEVRALSMWMTFKCGVVGLPYGGGKGGVVCDPRKLSKSEVERISRGFIEALGDFIGPNRDIPAPDVYTNAQVMGWMVDTYSRLHGDAYTPGVITGKPLILGGSKGRNEATARGCVFVIEEAMKKLERPLKHASVAIQGFGNAGRVAANLLHDLGCKIVAISDSKGAIYNPDGLDLEKVELLKDTASILDYGESYQINPLDLLELDVDILVPAALENQITSQNADRIQATLIAEAANGPTTPEADAILKEKGIVIIPDILANAGGVTVSYFEWVQNMMNYYWTEEEVNAKLKPIMVDSYKQVDRLAEEYQTDLRTAAFMRSILRVTEAMRARGWV; translated from the coding sequence ATGGTGCAACAAGAGATGTTAAATCCCTTTAAAATTGTTCAAAGGCAAATTGAAATTGCTTCTGAAAAACTTGGATTAGAAGACGAAATTGTTGAAATATTGAAACATCCACAACGTGTATTAACGGTTACCTTCCCAGTAAAAATGGATGATGGAACGACGAAGGTCTTTGAAGGGTACCGTTCTCAACACACCGACGTAGTAGGTCCAACCAAAGGAGGCATTCGTTTTCATCCTGATGTTACCATCGATGAAGTACGCGCTCTTTCTATGTGGATGACGTTTAAATGTGGGGTCGTTGGCCTTCCTTATGGTGGTGGAAAAGGCGGGGTCGTCTGTGATCCTAGAAAGTTATCTAAAAGCGAAGTGGAACGAATAAGTCGCGGATTTATCGAAGCACTTGGTGATTTTATTGGTCCAAATCGAGATATCCCTGCACCTGATGTGTATACAAATGCTCAAGTAATGGGTTGGATGGTCGACACGTACAGTCGATTACACGGAGATGCGTATACTCCTGGTGTCATTACTGGTAAGCCATTAATTCTAGGAGGATCAAAAGGAAGAAATGAAGCGACGGCAAGAGGTTGCGTGTTCGTTATTGAAGAAGCAATGAAAAAACTAGAGAGACCATTAAAACACGCTTCTGTAGCTATTCAAGGATTTGGAAATGCAGGACGTGTAGCGGCAAATTTACTGCATGACTTGGGTTGTAAAATTGTTGCGATTAGTGATTCTAAAGGAGCCATTTATAACCCCGATGGTTTGGATTTAGAAAAAGTGGAACTATTAAAAGATACAGCATCTATTTTAGATTACGGAGAATCCTATCAAATTAATCCACTTGATTTATTGGAATTAGATGTTGATATTTTAGTTCCCGCTGCATTAGAAAACCAAATTACATCACAAAATGCAGATCGAATTCAAGCAACATTAATCGCCGAAGCAGCGAATGGTCCAACAACACCAGAAGCAGATGCTATTTTAAAAGAAAAAGGAATTGTTATTATTCCAGATATTTTAGCAAATGCTGGTGGAGTTACTGTCTCTTACTTTGAATGGGTACAAAATATGATGAATTATTATTGGACGGAAGAAGAAGTAAACGCTAAATTAAAACCTATTATGGTAGATTCATATAAACAGGTAGATCGTCTAGCAGAAGAATATCAAACTGATTTACGGACAGCAGCTTTTATGCGATCTATTTTACGTGTAACCGAAGCAATGCGAGCTCGCGGTTGGGTGTAA
- a CDS encoding CoA transferase subunit A, which yields MGKNKRYSLQEAIALINDGDMVTFSGFTVWRRPMAAVYEMIRQKKKDLHIVEVNSGTHTELLIGAGCVKIWESCWIGHELFGKVPHCMNRELKKGTIIAEDYSHQHMVYRLAAGAYGVPYLPTYAAKGSDILNPDYDMLGNNNLRTGEDPHIPKKKFDFQEDPFYDEGTLIHVPAARPDVCIVSAQLVGEEGTLRILGQTYTDEEAIKAAKKVIVIAEEVVPETYLREDPAANLIPSYLVDAIVELPWNAHPTGSYGAYDIDGAFISKLAEATRTEEGTREWLNEWVYGISSHDEYLDKLGASYLDKFKANSYMKYSTRLKRGV from the coding sequence ATGGGGAAAAATAAACGCTACTCATTGCAAGAAGCCATCGCATTAATTAATGATGGAGATATGGTGACATTTAGTGGTTTTACCGTTTGGAGACGCCCAATGGCGGCTGTATACGAAATGATTCGTCAAAAAAAGAAAGATTTACACATTGTCGAGGTAAACTCTGGTACACATACAGAGCTTTTAATTGGAGCTGGATGTGTTAAAATATGGGAGTCTTGTTGGATAGGTCATGAGTTGTTTGGTAAAGTACCACATTGTATGAACCGTGAATTAAAAAAAGGAACGATTATCGCAGAAGACTATAGTCATCAACATATGGTGTATCGTTTAGCAGCAGGTGCTTATGGTGTTCCGTATTTACCTACATATGCTGCAAAAGGTTCTGATATTTTAAATCCAGATTATGATATGTTAGGAAATAACAATCTTCGTACTGGGGAAGATCCACATATTCCTAAAAAGAAATTCGACTTCCAAGAAGACCCATTTTATGACGAAGGAACATTAATCCATGTTCCAGCTGCAAGACCCGATGTGTGCATTGTTTCTGCTCAATTAGTAGGAGAAGAAGGGACATTGCGTATTTTAGGGCAAACATATACGGATGAGGAAGCAATAAAAGCGGCGAAAAAAGTAATTGTAATCGCAGAAGAAGTGGTTCCAGAAACATATTTACGCGAAGATCCAGCAGCTAACTTAATTCCTAGTTATTTAGTAGATGCGATTGTGGAATTACCTTGGAATGCCCACCCAACAGGTTCATATGGGGCATATGATATTGATGGTGCATTTATTTCCAAACTTGCGGAAGCAACACGTACGGAAGAAGGAACACGAGAGTGGTTAAATGAATGGGTATATGGTATCTCGTCTCATGATGAATACTTAGATAAATTAGGTGCTTCATATTTAGATAAATTTAAAGCCAATTCTTACATGAAATATAGTACACGGTTGAAAAGAGGGGTGTAA
- a CDS encoding DUF2533 family protein, with protein MSVHKQLTEHSKRQHERIVRFKQLDMMRELAIDEAIEQMKKTGICSVGKINDITKQINELARQGIVPTRKLVSIEMVKEYVER; from the coding sequence ATGAGTGTACATAAACAATTAACGGAACATTCTAAACGACAACATGAGCGTATCGTGCGTTTTAAACAACTAGATATGATGCGTGAATTAGCAATTGATGAAGCAATAGAACAAATGAAGAAAACAGGTATATGTTCAGTGGGAAAAATCAATGACATTACGAAACAAATCAACGAATTAGCTAGACAAGGAATTGTCCCTACCCGTAAACTTGTTTCAATAGAAATGGTAAAAGAATATGTAGAAAGATAA
- a CDS encoding M15 family metallopeptidase gives MNCKALVVTTFAILLVSGCEDKKEVGVEKVSNTQQVQTNINKESESEKQELKKNPLLILVNKNHAIDQNNRPTDLVIPKVRFPYEEDVEKKYIKKDAAEALAEMFQAAEKESLFLYGQSGYRSYERQVTIYNGNVQTMGEEKANAISAKPGESEHQTGLVMDITCEAVGFDVVEEFGETKEGKWVADNAHKYGFIIRYPKGKEEITGYSYEPWHLRYVGVKPATEITKKGITLEEYLGEK, from the coding sequence ATGAATTGTAAAGCACTAGTTGTTACGACTTTTGCCATTTTGCTAGTAAGCGGATGTGAAGATAAGAAAGAGGTAGGAGTAGAAAAGGTATCAAACACACAACAAGTACAAACGAATATAAACAAAGAGAGTGAATCGGAAAAACAAGAACTGAAAAAGAACCCCTTACTAATTTTAGTTAATAAAAATCATGCTATTGATCAAAATAATCGTCCAACGGATTTGGTTATTCCAAAGGTTCGTTTTCCATATGAAGAAGATGTTGAAAAAAAATATATAAAAAAGGATGCCGCAGAAGCTTTAGCAGAAATGTTTCAAGCTGCTGAAAAAGAAAGTCTATTTTTATACGGACAATCTGGTTACCGTAGTTATGAACGCCAAGTAACGATTTATAATGGAAATGTGCAGACAATGGGAGAAGAAAAGGCAAATGCGATTAGTGCAAAACCAGGCGAAAGTGAGCATCAAACCGGTTTAGTGATGGATATAACGTGTGAAGCGGTTGGTTTTGATGTGGTAGAAGAATTTGGCGAAACGAAAGAAGGAAAATGGGTTGCAGATAATGCTCATAAATATGGGTTTATTATCCGATATCCAAAAGGAAAAGAAGAAATAACTGGTTATAGTTATGAACCGTGGCACCTACGTTATGTCGGAGTAAAACCAGCAACAGAAATAACGAAAAAAGGGATTACATTAGAGGAGTATTTAGGAGAAAAATAA